One stretch of Oncorhynchus masou masou isolate Uvic2021 chromosome 9, UVic_Omas_1.1, whole genome shotgun sequence DNA includes these proteins:
- the tbx2b gene encoding T-box transcription factor TBX2b isoform X2, translating to MRDPVFTGTAMAYHPFHAHRPTDFSMSAFLAAAQPSFFPTLTLPHAALTKPMSDHLVGAAEAGLHPALSHHHQAAHLRSLKSLEPEEEVEDDPKVTLEAKDLWDQFHKIGTEMVITKSGRRMFPPFKVRINGLDKKAKYILLMDIVAADDCRYKFHNSRWMVAGKADPEMPKRMYIHPDSPATGEQWMAKPVAFHKLKLTNNISDKHGFTILNSMHKYQPRFHIVRANDILKLPYSTFRTYVFPETDFIAVTAYQNDKITQLKIDNNPFAKGFRDTGNGRREKREPFNSRKQLTLPSLRMYEDQCKADRDGGDSDASSSEPTTGRDGAHSPIGPGSSPLRFSRISPDDKACTDSEQELDHQDEGCTASNSPEPEPPSPFSPRCEDRVKEKPSLEKKDYPDSRKSSDSIFSIRNIEKGDKTENRHRKDTTDSSKKDTADSGAISATKESFSPLMVQTDSPSHFSASHLQSLALSGLHSQQFFNPMNAGQMLFHPGQFAMGPGAFSAMSMGHLLASVSGASGMENGSLSAQGTGGAPNPFPFHLSQHMLASQGISMPTFGGLFPYPYTYMAAAAAAASAMPTSTTASSLSRNPFLTSSRPRLRFNPYQLPVSMAQSTSLFTTGLPGGLNPSSESSKSGSRETSPVPELHNHKAGSSHRTSSPKSMKDSINELQNIQRLVSGLESQRETYPPRDSPK from the exons ATGAGAGATCCAGTTTTCACAGGGACTGCCATGGCTTATCACCCTTTTCACGCTCACCGGCCGACCGACTTCTCCATGTCAGCTTTCCTAGCGGCCGCGCAGCCTTCCTTCTTCCCGACGCTCACTCTGCCTCACGCGGCTCTTACTAAGCCCATGTCGGACCACCTCGTTGGAGCCGCGGAGGCAGGGCTCCACCCGGCTCTCAGCCACCACCACCAGGCGGCTCATCTCCGCAGCCTGAAGAGCCTGGAGCccgaggaagaggtggaggacgaCCCTAAAGTCACACTGGAGGCCAAGGACCTATGGGACCAGTTTCACAAAATAGGAACTGAGATGGTTATTACCAAATCTGGAAG GAGAATGTTTCCTCCGTTTAAAGTCAGAATAAATGGGCTTGATAAAAAAGCCAAGTATATTCTATTGATGGATATAGTCGCTGCCGACGACTGCCGCTACAAGTTCCACAATTCTCGATGGATGGTAGCGGGAAAGGCCGATCCGGAGATGCCCAAAAGAATGTACATTCACCCGGATAGCCCAGCTACGGGAGAGCAGTGGATGGCCAAGCCTGTTGCTTTTCATAAACTGAAGCTGACCAACAATATATCGGACAAGCATGGATTT ACGATTCTTAATTCCATGCACAAATACCAACCCAGGTTTCATATCGTGAGGGCCAACGACATCCTGAAGCTCCCCTACAGCACGTTTAGGACATACGTGTTCCCAGAGACAGACTTCATCGCTGTCACAGCTTATCAAAACGACAAG ATAACACAGCTGAAGATTGATAATAACCCTTTTGCCAAAGGATTCAGAGACACCGGAaatggaagaagagagaaaag GGAACCGTTCAACTCTAGGAAACAGTTGACCCTTCCCTCTCTGCGGATGTATGAAGACCAATGCAAAGCAGACCGAGACGGGGGCGACTCTGATGCCTCGTCTAGTGAACCAACAACCGGCAGAGATGGTGCACACTCTCCAATCGGACCTGGATCCAGCCCGCTTAGGTTCAGTCGAATCAGCCCAG ATGATAAAGCTTGTACTGACAGTGAGCAAGAACTTGATCATCAGGATGAGGGCTGTACCGCATCGAACAGCCCTGAACCGGAGCCGCCCTCTCCCTTCAGCCCGAGGTGCGAGGACCGGGTGAAGGAAAAGCCGAGTCTGGAAAAGAAAGACTATCCGGACTCAAGAAAGTCGAGCGACTCCATATTCAGTATAAGGAAcattgagaaaggagacaaaacGGAGAACAGGCACAGGAAAGACACTACAGATTCGTCAAAAAAGGACACCGCAGACAGCGGCGCGATAAGCGCAACCAAAGAAAGTTTCTCCCCGCTCATGGTTCAAACAGACAGCCCCTCACACTTCAGCGCGAGCCACCTGCAGAGTTTGGCCCTGTCTGGCTTGCACAGCCAGCAGTTTTTTAATCCAATGAACGCCGGACAAATGCTATTTCACCCTGGACAGTTCGCTATGGGCCCAGGTGCGTTTTCTGCCATGAGCATGGGACATCTATTGGCCTCGGTATCCGGGGCAAGTGGTATGGAAAACGGCAGCCTCTCCGCACAGGGCACCGGGGGCGCGCCGAACCCTTTCCCCTTCCATCTATCGCAGCACATGCTCGCCTCTCAG GGCATTTCCATGCCGACCTTTGGAGGCCTGTTCCCGTACCCGTACACCTACATGGCTGCCGCTGCCGCCGCGGCCTCCGCTATGCCCACGAGCACTACTGCCAGTTCGCTCTCGAGAAATCCCTTCCTCACCAGCTCCCGCCCCCGGCTCCGGTTCAACCCTTATCAGCTCCCCGTGTCTATGGCCCAGAGCACAAGTCTATTCACCACCGGCCTGCCAGGCGGCCTAAACCCCAGCTCCGAGTCGTCCAAATCGGGCAGCAGGGAGACGAGTCCCGTGCCTGAGCTCCACAACCACAAAGCGGGGTCGAGTCATAGGACCAGCTCCCCCAAATCGATGAAGGACTCTATCAATGAGCTCCAAAACATCCAGAGACTAGTGAGCGgcctggagagccagagagagacgtACCCCCCGAGAGACTCTCCTAAGTGA
- the tbx2b gene encoding T-box transcription factor TBX2b isoform X4, which yields MRDPVFTGTAMAYHPFHAHRPTDFSMSAFLAAAQPSFFPTLTLPHAALTKPMSDHLVGAAEAGLHPALSHHHQAAHLRSLKSLEPEEEVEDDPKVTLEAKDLWDQFHKIGTEMVITKSGRRMFPPFKVRINGLDKKAKYILLMDIVAADDCRYKFHNSRWMVAGKADPEMPKRMYIHPDSPATGEQWMAKPVAFHKLKLTNNISDKHGFTILNSMHKYQPRFHIVRANDILKLPYSTFRTYVFPETDFIAVTAYQNDKITQLKIDNNPFAKGFRDTGNGRREKRKQLTLPSLRMYEDQCKADRDGGDSDASSSEPTTGRDGAHSPIGPGSSPLRFSRISPDDKACTDSEQELDHQDEGCTASNSPEPEPPSPFSPRCEDRVKEKPSLEKKDYPDSRKSSDSIFSIRNIEKGDKTENRHRKDTTDSSKKDTADSGAISATKESFSPLMVQTDSPSHFSASHLQSLALSGLHSQQFFNPMNAGQMLFHPGQFAMGPGAFSAMSMGHLLASVSGASGMENGSLSAQGTGGAPNPFPFHLSQHMLASQGISMPTFGGLFPYPYTYMAAAAAAASAMPTSTTASSLSRNPFLTSSRPRLRFNPYQLPVSMAQSTSLFTTGLPGGLNPSSESSKSGSRETSPVPELHNHKAGSSHRTSSPKSMKDSINELQNIQRLVSGLESQRETYPPRDSPK from the exons ATGAGAGATCCAGTTTTCACAGGGACTGCCATGGCTTATCACCCTTTTCACGCTCACCGGCCGACCGACTTCTCCATGTCAGCTTTCCTAGCGGCCGCGCAGCCTTCCTTCTTCCCGACGCTCACTCTGCCTCACGCGGCTCTTACTAAGCCCATGTCGGACCACCTCGTTGGAGCCGCGGAGGCAGGGCTCCACCCGGCTCTCAGCCACCACCACCAGGCGGCTCATCTCCGCAGCCTGAAGAGCCTGGAGCccgaggaagaggtggaggacgaCCCTAAAGTCACACTGGAGGCCAAGGACCTATGGGACCAGTTTCACAAAATAGGAACTGAGATGGTTATTACCAAATCTGGAAG GAGAATGTTTCCTCCGTTTAAAGTCAGAATAAATGGGCTTGATAAAAAAGCCAAGTATATTCTATTGATGGATATAGTCGCTGCCGACGACTGCCGCTACAAGTTCCACAATTCTCGATGGATGGTAGCGGGAAAGGCCGATCCGGAGATGCCCAAAAGAATGTACATTCACCCGGATAGCCCAGCTACGGGAGAGCAGTGGATGGCCAAGCCTGTTGCTTTTCATAAACTGAAGCTGACCAACAATATATCGGACAAGCATGGATTT ACGATTCTTAATTCCATGCACAAATACCAACCCAGGTTTCATATCGTGAGGGCCAACGACATCCTGAAGCTCCCCTACAGCACGTTTAGGACATACGTGTTCCCAGAGACAGACTTCATCGCTGTCACAGCTTATCAAAACGACAAG ATAACACAGCTGAAGATTGATAATAACCCTTTTGCCAAAGGATTCAGAGACACCGGAaatggaagaagagagaaaag GAAACAGTTGACCCTTCCCTCTCTGCGGATGTATGAAGACCAATGCAAAGCAGACCGAGACGGGGGCGACTCTGATGCCTCGTCTAGTGAACCAACAACCGGCAGAGATGGTGCACACTCTCCAATCGGACCTGGATCCAGCCCGCTTAGGTTCAGTCGAATCAGCCCAG ATGATAAAGCTTGTACTGACAGTGAGCAAGAACTTGATCATCAGGATGAGGGCTGTACCGCATCGAACAGCCCTGAACCGGAGCCGCCCTCTCCCTTCAGCCCGAGGTGCGAGGACCGGGTGAAGGAAAAGCCGAGTCTGGAAAAGAAAGACTATCCGGACTCAAGAAAGTCGAGCGACTCCATATTCAGTATAAGGAAcattgagaaaggagacaaaacGGAGAACAGGCACAGGAAAGACACTACAGATTCGTCAAAAAAGGACACCGCAGACAGCGGCGCGATAAGCGCAACCAAAGAAAGTTTCTCCCCGCTCATGGTTCAAACAGACAGCCCCTCACACTTCAGCGCGAGCCACCTGCAGAGTTTGGCCCTGTCTGGCTTGCACAGCCAGCAGTTTTTTAATCCAATGAACGCCGGACAAATGCTATTTCACCCTGGACAGTTCGCTATGGGCCCAGGTGCGTTTTCTGCCATGAGCATGGGACATCTATTGGCCTCGGTATCCGGGGCAAGTGGTATGGAAAACGGCAGCCTCTCCGCACAGGGCACCGGGGGCGCGCCGAACCCTTTCCCCTTCCATCTATCGCAGCACATGCTCGCCTCTCAG GGCATTTCCATGCCGACCTTTGGAGGCCTGTTCCCGTACCCGTACACCTACATGGCTGCCGCTGCCGCCGCGGCCTCCGCTATGCCCACGAGCACTACTGCCAGTTCGCTCTCGAGAAATCCCTTCCTCACCAGCTCCCGCCCCCGGCTCCGGTTCAACCCTTATCAGCTCCCCGTGTCTATGGCCCAGAGCACAAGTCTATTCACCACCGGCCTGCCAGGCGGCCTAAACCCCAGCTCCGAGTCGTCCAAATCGGGCAGCAGGGAGACGAGTCCCGTGCCTGAGCTCCACAACCACAAAGCGGGGTCGAGTCATAGGACCAGCTCCCCCAAATCGATGAAGGACTCTATCAATGAGCTCCAAAACATCCAGAGACTAGTGAGCGgcctggagagccagagagagacgtACCCCCCGAGAGACTCTCCTAAGTGA
- the tbx2b gene encoding T-box transcription factor TBX2b isoform X1, with protein MRDPVFTGTAMAYHPFHAHRPTDFSMSAFLAAAQPSFFPTLTLPHAALTKPMSDHLVGAAEAGLHPALSHHHQAAHLRSLKSLEPEEEVEDDPKVTLEAKDLWDQFHKIGTEMVITKSGRRMFPPFKVRINGLDKKAKYILLMDIVAADDCRYKFHNSRWMVAGKADPEMPKRMYIHPDSPATGEQWMAKPVAFHKLKLTNNISDKHGFVSTTILNSMHKYQPRFHIVRANDILKLPYSTFRTYVFPETDFIAVTAYQNDKITQLKIDNNPFAKGFRDTGNGRREKREPFNSRKQLTLPSLRMYEDQCKADRDGGDSDASSSEPTTGRDGAHSPIGPGSSPLRFSRISPDDKACTDSEQELDHQDEGCTASNSPEPEPPSPFSPRCEDRVKEKPSLEKKDYPDSRKSSDSIFSIRNIEKGDKTENRHRKDTTDSSKKDTADSGAISATKESFSPLMVQTDSPSHFSASHLQSLALSGLHSQQFFNPMNAGQMLFHPGQFAMGPGAFSAMSMGHLLASVSGASGMENGSLSAQGTGGAPNPFPFHLSQHMLASQGISMPTFGGLFPYPYTYMAAAAAAASAMPTSTTASSLSRNPFLTSSRPRLRFNPYQLPVSMAQSTSLFTTGLPGGLNPSSESSKSGSRETSPVPELHNHKAGSSHRTSSPKSMKDSINELQNIQRLVSGLESQRETYPPRDSPK; from the exons ATGAGAGATCCAGTTTTCACAGGGACTGCCATGGCTTATCACCCTTTTCACGCTCACCGGCCGACCGACTTCTCCATGTCAGCTTTCCTAGCGGCCGCGCAGCCTTCCTTCTTCCCGACGCTCACTCTGCCTCACGCGGCTCTTACTAAGCCCATGTCGGACCACCTCGTTGGAGCCGCGGAGGCAGGGCTCCACCCGGCTCTCAGCCACCACCACCAGGCGGCTCATCTCCGCAGCCTGAAGAGCCTGGAGCccgaggaagaggtggaggacgaCCCTAAAGTCACACTGGAGGCCAAGGACCTATGGGACCAGTTTCACAAAATAGGAACTGAGATGGTTATTACCAAATCTGGAAG GAGAATGTTTCCTCCGTTTAAAGTCAGAATAAATGGGCTTGATAAAAAAGCCAAGTATATTCTATTGATGGATATAGTCGCTGCCGACGACTGCCGCTACAAGTTCCACAATTCTCGATGGATGGTAGCGGGAAAGGCCGATCCGGAGATGCCCAAAAGAATGTACATTCACCCGGATAGCCCAGCTACGGGAGAGCAGTGGATGGCCAAGCCTGTTGCTTTTCATAAACTGAAGCTGACCAACAATATATCGGACAAGCATGGATTTGTAAGTACT ACGATTCTTAATTCCATGCACAAATACCAACCCAGGTTTCATATCGTGAGGGCCAACGACATCCTGAAGCTCCCCTACAGCACGTTTAGGACATACGTGTTCCCAGAGACAGACTTCATCGCTGTCACAGCTTATCAAAACGACAAG ATAACACAGCTGAAGATTGATAATAACCCTTTTGCCAAAGGATTCAGAGACACCGGAaatggaagaagagagaaaag GGAACCGTTCAACTCTAGGAAACAGTTGACCCTTCCCTCTCTGCGGATGTATGAAGACCAATGCAAAGCAGACCGAGACGGGGGCGACTCTGATGCCTCGTCTAGTGAACCAACAACCGGCAGAGATGGTGCACACTCTCCAATCGGACCTGGATCCAGCCCGCTTAGGTTCAGTCGAATCAGCCCAG ATGATAAAGCTTGTACTGACAGTGAGCAAGAACTTGATCATCAGGATGAGGGCTGTACCGCATCGAACAGCCCTGAACCGGAGCCGCCCTCTCCCTTCAGCCCGAGGTGCGAGGACCGGGTGAAGGAAAAGCCGAGTCTGGAAAAGAAAGACTATCCGGACTCAAGAAAGTCGAGCGACTCCATATTCAGTATAAGGAAcattgagaaaggagacaaaacGGAGAACAGGCACAGGAAAGACACTACAGATTCGTCAAAAAAGGACACCGCAGACAGCGGCGCGATAAGCGCAACCAAAGAAAGTTTCTCCCCGCTCATGGTTCAAACAGACAGCCCCTCACACTTCAGCGCGAGCCACCTGCAGAGTTTGGCCCTGTCTGGCTTGCACAGCCAGCAGTTTTTTAATCCAATGAACGCCGGACAAATGCTATTTCACCCTGGACAGTTCGCTATGGGCCCAGGTGCGTTTTCTGCCATGAGCATGGGACATCTATTGGCCTCGGTATCCGGGGCAAGTGGTATGGAAAACGGCAGCCTCTCCGCACAGGGCACCGGGGGCGCGCCGAACCCTTTCCCCTTCCATCTATCGCAGCACATGCTCGCCTCTCAG GGCATTTCCATGCCGACCTTTGGAGGCCTGTTCCCGTACCCGTACACCTACATGGCTGCCGCTGCCGCCGCGGCCTCCGCTATGCCCACGAGCACTACTGCCAGTTCGCTCTCGAGAAATCCCTTCCTCACCAGCTCCCGCCCCCGGCTCCGGTTCAACCCTTATCAGCTCCCCGTGTCTATGGCCCAGAGCACAAGTCTATTCACCACCGGCCTGCCAGGCGGCCTAAACCCCAGCTCCGAGTCGTCCAAATCGGGCAGCAGGGAGACGAGTCCCGTGCCTGAGCTCCACAACCACAAAGCGGGGTCGAGTCATAGGACCAGCTCCCCCAAATCGATGAAGGACTCTATCAATGAGCTCCAAAACATCCAGAGACTAGTGAGCGgcctggagagccagagagagacgtACCCCCCGAGAGACTCTCCTAAGTGA
- the tbx2b gene encoding T-box transcription factor TBX2b isoform X3 yields the protein MRDPVFTGTAMAYHPFHAHRPTDFSMSAFLAAAQPSFFPTLTLPHAALTKPMSDHLVGAAEAGLHPALSHHHQAAHLRSLKSLEPEEEVEDDPKVTLEAKDLWDQFHKIGTEMVITKSGRRMFPPFKVRINGLDKKAKYILLMDIVAADDCRYKFHNSRWMVAGKADPEMPKRMYIHPDSPATGEQWMAKPVAFHKLKLTNNISDKHGFVSTTILNSMHKYQPRFHIVRANDILKLPYSTFRTYVFPETDFIAVTAYQNDKITQLKIDNNPFAKGFRDTGNGRREKRKQLTLPSLRMYEDQCKADRDGGDSDASSSEPTTGRDGAHSPIGPGSSPLRFSRISPDDKACTDSEQELDHQDEGCTASNSPEPEPPSPFSPRCEDRVKEKPSLEKKDYPDSRKSSDSIFSIRNIEKGDKTENRHRKDTTDSSKKDTADSGAISATKESFSPLMVQTDSPSHFSASHLQSLALSGLHSQQFFNPMNAGQMLFHPGQFAMGPGAFSAMSMGHLLASVSGASGMENGSLSAQGTGGAPNPFPFHLSQHMLASQGISMPTFGGLFPYPYTYMAAAAAAASAMPTSTTASSLSRNPFLTSSRPRLRFNPYQLPVSMAQSTSLFTTGLPGGLNPSSESSKSGSRETSPVPELHNHKAGSSHRTSSPKSMKDSINELQNIQRLVSGLESQRETYPPRDSPK from the exons ATGAGAGATCCAGTTTTCACAGGGACTGCCATGGCTTATCACCCTTTTCACGCTCACCGGCCGACCGACTTCTCCATGTCAGCTTTCCTAGCGGCCGCGCAGCCTTCCTTCTTCCCGACGCTCACTCTGCCTCACGCGGCTCTTACTAAGCCCATGTCGGACCACCTCGTTGGAGCCGCGGAGGCAGGGCTCCACCCGGCTCTCAGCCACCACCACCAGGCGGCTCATCTCCGCAGCCTGAAGAGCCTGGAGCccgaggaagaggtggaggacgaCCCTAAAGTCACACTGGAGGCCAAGGACCTATGGGACCAGTTTCACAAAATAGGAACTGAGATGGTTATTACCAAATCTGGAAG GAGAATGTTTCCTCCGTTTAAAGTCAGAATAAATGGGCTTGATAAAAAAGCCAAGTATATTCTATTGATGGATATAGTCGCTGCCGACGACTGCCGCTACAAGTTCCACAATTCTCGATGGATGGTAGCGGGAAAGGCCGATCCGGAGATGCCCAAAAGAATGTACATTCACCCGGATAGCCCAGCTACGGGAGAGCAGTGGATGGCCAAGCCTGTTGCTTTTCATAAACTGAAGCTGACCAACAATATATCGGACAAGCATGGATTTGTAAGTACT ACGATTCTTAATTCCATGCACAAATACCAACCCAGGTTTCATATCGTGAGGGCCAACGACATCCTGAAGCTCCCCTACAGCACGTTTAGGACATACGTGTTCCCAGAGACAGACTTCATCGCTGTCACAGCTTATCAAAACGACAAG ATAACACAGCTGAAGATTGATAATAACCCTTTTGCCAAAGGATTCAGAGACACCGGAaatggaagaagagagaaaag GAAACAGTTGACCCTTCCCTCTCTGCGGATGTATGAAGACCAATGCAAAGCAGACCGAGACGGGGGCGACTCTGATGCCTCGTCTAGTGAACCAACAACCGGCAGAGATGGTGCACACTCTCCAATCGGACCTGGATCCAGCCCGCTTAGGTTCAGTCGAATCAGCCCAG ATGATAAAGCTTGTACTGACAGTGAGCAAGAACTTGATCATCAGGATGAGGGCTGTACCGCATCGAACAGCCCTGAACCGGAGCCGCCCTCTCCCTTCAGCCCGAGGTGCGAGGACCGGGTGAAGGAAAAGCCGAGTCTGGAAAAGAAAGACTATCCGGACTCAAGAAAGTCGAGCGACTCCATATTCAGTATAAGGAAcattgagaaaggagacaaaacGGAGAACAGGCACAGGAAAGACACTACAGATTCGTCAAAAAAGGACACCGCAGACAGCGGCGCGATAAGCGCAACCAAAGAAAGTTTCTCCCCGCTCATGGTTCAAACAGACAGCCCCTCACACTTCAGCGCGAGCCACCTGCAGAGTTTGGCCCTGTCTGGCTTGCACAGCCAGCAGTTTTTTAATCCAATGAACGCCGGACAAATGCTATTTCACCCTGGACAGTTCGCTATGGGCCCAGGTGCGTTTTCTGCCATGAGCATGGGACATCTATTGGCCTCGGTATCCGGGGCAAGTGGTATGGAAAACGGCAGCCTCTCCGCACAGGGCACCGGGGGCGCGCCGAACCCTTTCCCCTTCCATCTATCGCAGCACATGCTCGCCTCTCAG GGCATTTCCATGCCGACCTTTGGAGGCCTGTTCCCGTACCCGTACACCTACATGGCTGCCGCTGCCGCCGCGGCCTCCGCTATGCCCACGAGCACTACTGCCAGTTCGCTCTCGAGAAATCCCTTCCTCACCAGCTCCCGCCCCCGGCTCCGGTTCAACCCTTATCAGCTCCCCGTGTCTATGGCCCAGAGCACAAGTCTATTCACCACCGGCCTGCCAGGCGGCCTAAACCCCAGCTCCGAGTCGTCCAAATCGGGCAGCAGGGAGACGAGTCCCGTGCCTGAGCTCCACAACCACAAAGCGGGGTCGAGTCATAGGACCAGCTCCCCCAAATCGATGAAGGACTCTATCAATGAGCTCCAAAACATCCAGAGACTAGTGAGCGgcctggagagccagagagagacgtACCCCCCGAGAGACTCTCCTAAGTGA